One Aneurinibacillus migulanus genomic region harbors:
- a CDS encoding MFS transporter has translation MIKMKNEIIGKKNYSLMTAILCWTGIVVMSSLYVTIPLISLFADTFEITSTQAAVPGSIFSLSFAIGCLLYGALSDKYGRKKIILIGLISLTLISLLLGFVDSLSWLIVLRGIQGAAAATFSPVALAYAVEMFPTERRVTTIGFISTGFLIAGIMGQVISAMISQYYGWNMVFYIFSAIYAGTFLLVFWFLPNGEIPKSHTNILTPIRQMGKIFTQKDLALGYLVSFVLLMSFVSMYTVLGNYLSGPAFNLTPKNILYVRFAGIFGMLLSPFAGRLAKKFGVRQILRGGLLLSVISLTLLGLISNLPVLIIVSVLFVSGIALAVPVLITLIGQLGGESRGIAVSLYTFILFTGTSFAPILSVCLIQTGSYLLTFILLSLVLSIGLVAALLIRRETVVVSKLETSTKQ, from the coding sequence ATGATAAAAATGAAAAATGAAATAATTGGGAAGAAAAATTATTCTTTAATGACTGCAATTCTTTGTTGGACCGGAATAGTCGTCATGTCGAGTTTATATGTAACAATCCCATTAATTTCGTTGTTTGCTGACACTTTTGAAATTACATCCACGCAAGCGGCAGTACCAGGAAGTATCTTCTCGCTTAGTTTTGCTATTGGTTGTTTGTTATATGGGGCATTATCTGACAAATATGGTCGTAAAAAAATTATTTTAATTGGATTAATTAGTTTAACTCTAATCTCTTTACTACTTGGGTTTGTAGATAGTTTGTCCTGGCTTATCGTTCTCAGGGGAATTCAAGGTGCGGCAGCTGCCACTTTTTCTCCTGTTGCTTTAGCTTACGCTGTGGAAATGTTTCCGACGGAAAGAAGGGTAACAACAATTGGTTTTATCAGTACGGGATTTTTGATTGCTGGGATTATGGGGCAGGTTATAAGCGCTATGATTAGTCAGTATTATGGATGGAACATGGTGTTCTATATTTTTAGTGCTATTTATGCCGGCACCTTCTTATTAGTTTTTTGGTTTCTACCTAATGGAGAAATTCCCAAATCCCATACTAATATCTTGACTCCTATTAGACAAATGGGCAAAATATTTACCCAGAAAGACTTAGCCTTAGGTTATCTCGTTTCTTTTGTACTACTTATGTCTTTTGTAAGTATGTATACTGTTTTGGGTAATTATTTAAGTGGCCCAGCTTTTAACTTGACTCCAAAGAACATTCTTTATGTTCGTTTTGCGGGTATATTTGGGATGTTACTCTCTCCATTTGCTGGACGCTTGGCTAAAAAATTCGGTGTGCGTCAAATTCTCCGCGGAGGGTTGTTGTTATCCGTAATTAGTTTGACATTGTTAGGGTTGATCTCTAATTTACCTGTTCTTATTATTGTGAGTGTACTGTTTGTATCGGGGATCGCTCTCGCGGTTCCAGTACTTATTACGTTGATAGGTCAATTAGGGGGGGAATCGCGTGGAATTGCCGTTTCACTTTATACCTTTATCTTATTTACAGGAACGAGTTTCGCCCCAATATTATCCGTGTGTCTCATTCAGACCGGTAGCTATCTATTGACTTTTATTTTGTTATCTCTTGTACTTTCTATCGGTTTGGTAGCGGCTCTTTTAATTCGTCGCGAAACGGTAGTTGTATCAAAGTTAGAAACAAGTACAAAGCAGTGA
- a CDS encoding MarR family winged helix-turn-helix transcriptional regulator, with amino-acid sequence MVRKKDKEYVAEQQLPKLGIKPYLELMNKTAFEDTDRYAAYIGLLMLWTSDNVLDAVDIDLSPYGITESKLDLLLLLTLHEKNGNVSPSAIAERLGIRRASVTALLDWVEKRGWIVREHSAKDRRMVHVKITSEGRVLVEQVLPHFWSSCESLVNELEPEEQRVFEKVLVKLHEKIEKRLGVGR; translated from the coding sequence ATGGTCAGAAAAAAGGATAAAGAATATGTAGCTGAACAACAGCTCCCCAAGCTAGGGATTAAGCCGTACTTAGAACTTATGAATAAAACTGCTTTTGAAGATACGGATCGGTATGCGGCTTATATTGGTTTATTAATGCTTTGGACCAGCGACAATGTACTAGATGCAGTAGACATAGATTTGTCTCCATATGGTATTACGGAAAGTAAGCTAGATCTACTTTTGCTTCTTACACTACATGAAAAAAATGGTAATGTAAGTCCTTCTGCTATTGCAGAGCGACTAGGGATTCGTCGCGCTTCCGTAACAGCGCTTTTAGATTGGGTAGAAAAACGAGGGTGGATAGTTAGGGAACATAGCGCAAAAGACCGTCGTATGGTTCATGTGAAAATTACTTCAGAGGGCCGTGTATTGGTTGAACAAGTATTACCACATTTTTGGTCTTCTTGTGAATCTCTGGTAAACGAGTTAGAACCAGAGGAACAGAGAGTATTTGAAAAGGTATTAGTAAAATTGCATGAGAAAATCGAAAAAAGATTAGGGGTGGGGAGATAA
- a CDS encoding IS110 family RNA-guided transposase: MNYTQNQRISQITESTLIIGIDIAKYKHVARAQNDRGLMYGKAFSFPSMREGFEAFCHWMKNIMREHEKTQLLVGMEPTGHYWMTLAAFLRSRGIPVVVVNPMHVKKSKELDDNSPTKNDPKDARVIAQLVKDGRYSAPYFPTGVYAELREAVKIRDHLSCELQRTQAKVHNWLDRYFPEFLTVFTSWEGKAAFETLKHFPLPQDLIQAGAFEVLTIWKKNIQRGLRPKRAEELVEQARHSIGLQEGMKMARLELKTLLTTYETLQQQIEEVIKEIEDLLRDIPGVQYILTIPGIGVATVAGFFAEVGDLSRYQHPRQIQKLAGLNLKENRSGKHRGKTRITKRGRPRLRALLYKAIRPLVAKNPAFKALHTYYTTRQENPLRKQQSLIALCCRLLRIMFVLARKQIDFNMNKMIKDTPLCGQNQSLAA, translated from the coding sequence ATGAATTATACACAAAATCAACGCATTTCTCAAATCACAGAATCTACCTTGATTATTGGCATAGATATCGCTAAATACAAACATGTAGCACGCGCACAAAACGATCGCGGTCTCATGTATGGGAAAGCTTTTTCTTTCCCAAGTATGCGTGAGGGATTCGAAGCGTTCTGTCACTGGATGAAAAACATAATGAGGGAACACGAAAAAACACAGCTTCTTGTCGGAATGGAACCAACCGGACACTACTGGATGACTTTAGCAGCATTCTTGCGAAGCCGCGGGATTCCGGTCGTGGTCGTTAATCCGATGCATGTAAAGAAGTCAAAAGAGCTGGATGATAATTCACCAACGAAGAACGATCCAAAAGATGCCCGTGTTATTGCGCAACTCGTCAAAGATGGGCGGTACTCTGCACCTTATTTCCCAACTGGTGTATATGCCGAATTACGGGAAGCTGTGAAAATACGAGACCACCTTTCCTGCGAGCTTCAGCGTACTCAAGCCAAGGTGCATAATTGGCTGGATCGCTATTTTCCTGAGTTTTTAACGGTATTTACAAGCTGGGAAGGCAAAGCGGCTTTTGAAACCCTCAAGCATTTTCCACTGCCTCAGGATCTTATCCAGGCAGGTGCCTTTGAAGTCTTGACGATATGGAAGAAAAACATCCAAAGAGGACTTCGTCCCAAACGTGCGGAGGAGCTTGTAGAACAAGCTAGGCATTCGATTGGCCTTCAAGAAGGTATGAAAATGGCAAGGTTGGAGCTAAAAACACTGCTTACAACCTATGAAACTCTACAGCAGCAGATAGAAGAAGTCATAAAAGAAATCGAAGATTTATTACGAGATATTCCAGGTGTACAGTACATTCTTACGATTCCAGGCATAGGAGTCGCTACCGTTGCGGGCTTTTTCGCAGAAGTTGGAGACTTGTCTAGATACCAGCATCCTCGTCAGATTCAGAAGTTAGCGGGTCTAAATCTTAAAGAAAATCGTTCAGGCAAGCATCGAGGAAAAACACGTATCACGAAACGAGGAAGACCACGGCTTCGCGCTCTTCTCTACAAAGCGATTCGACCCTTAGTTGCCAAAAATCCAGCATTTAAGGCGCTACACACGTACTATACAACTCGACAGGAGAATCCACTCCGTAAACAGCAATCGTTAATCGCCTTGTGCTGTCGCCTCCTCCGCATTATGTTTGTGCTAGCTCGTAAACAAATCGATTTTAATATGAACAAGATGATAAAAGACACCCCTTTATGTGGACAGAACCAATCTCTTGCCGCATAA
- a CDS encoding YcdB/YcdC domain-containing protein — translation MSIDYETLRTKAKTVVMIPDYYRLEMEDNTPKGNEKYRSFIWEDPKKNDCKIEVELDLETGDLVRLDIDMEDKNTGNQDSSEEDAKAIADAFLMKHNPDHTAFTWVNIEKRQNFRFITYREEVGGLPLPDTGCEITLDNSLNVIGYRSEQKTAPRPKWPDSIVDAKNVRQQVLSNLQMKLTMVTLYPSMYEMEGTQPEYRLVYEAVPDRRLIDAITGVDHFGIEHYLMPPSHPIAPMERDNTSNLGGILTLEESEKGKKLLNPNDPSEELIKNIAAWEMLLGIDPKLYMVEKSKDDDERIKLLYKLKEEVDKEPKPEALSVDAYMKRKWGDSLRKLESSFIIQIEKSTGCLAGFFHWTEEEKETTATASLTRKQCWEKAEQFLQHVFPDYTSYLQLEVDQENMDEELRDRELFYLPVYINNIPVNHERVMVSVSTSTGKICSYMGVSYEEILELTERNFHPVLTPEKAFERYSEYVSIRLKWFKDLDEYSPYHLLYESTTTCQVDIPLGVDRNRKLKYIDACNGELIWQKV, via the coding sequence ATGTCAATCGATTATGAGACACTCCGAACAAAAGCAAAAACAGTTGTCATGATTCCAGATTATTACCGACTGGAAATGGAAGATAACACACCCAAGGGCAATGAGAAATACCGATCCTTCATTTGGGAGGATCCTAAAAAAAACGACTGCAAAATTGAAGTTGAGCTGGACCTGGAAACCGGGGATTTGGTAAGGCTGGATATCGATATGGAAGATAAAAATACAGGGAACCAAGACAGCTCCGAAGAGGACGCGAAGGCGATCGCTGACGCTTTTCTAATGAAACATAATCCCGATCATACAGCATTCACTTGGGTAAATATCGAAAAGAGACAAAATTTTCGATTTATCACCTATAGGGAGGAAGTTGGGGGGCTACCGCTTCCTGATACGGGCTGTGAAATTACACTGGATAATAGCTTAAACGTCATCGGATATCGTTCTGAGCAAAAAACTGCTCCTAGACCAAAGTGGCCTGATAGCATCGTTGATGCAAAAAACGTGAGACAACAAGTGTTAAGTAATTTACAAATGAAGCTGACAATGGTTACCTTGTATCCTTCTATGTATGAAATGGAGGGAACACAGCCTGAATATCGACTTGTCTATGAAGCGGTTCCAGATCGTCGATTGATCGACGCCATTACAGGTGTTGATCACTTTGGAATCGAACATTATCTGATGCCTCCTAGTCACCCAATTGCTCCGATGGAAAGAGATAATACCAGTAACTTGGGTGGTATACTAACATTGGAAGAAAGCGAAAAGGGAAAAAAGCTACTGAATCCGAATGATCCAAGTGAGGAGTTGATCAAAAACATCGCAGCCTGGGAGATGTTGCTTGGTATCGATCCAAAGTTATACATGGTTGAGAAATCGAAGGATGACGATGAGAGGATTAAATTGTTGTATAAGCTTAAGGAGGAAGTAGATAAAGAGCCGAAACCAGAAGCACTTTCTGTGGATGCTTACATGAAGCGTAAATGGGGTGATTCGCTACGAAAACTAGAATCCTCATTTATAATTCAAATCGAAAAATCGACAGGGTGTTTGGCAGGGTTCTTCCACTGGACTGAAGAGGAAAAAGAAACTACTGCAACTGCATCACTGACCCGGAAGCAATGCTGGGAGAAGGCGGAACAGTTCTTGCAGCACGTTTTTCCGGATTATACTTCTTACCTTCAGCTCGAAGTGGATCAGGAAAACATGGATGAGGAACTGCGTGATCGTGAGCTTTTCTATCTACCTGTCTACATCAACAATATCCCTGTTAACCATGAGCGGGTCATGGTTAGTGTTAGTACTTCAACCGGGAAAATCTGCAGCTATATGGGAGTCTCTTATGAAGAAATTCTAGAACTGACAGAGAGGAACTTTCACCCAGTGCTTACACCCGAAAAAGCGTTTGAACGATACAGTGAGTATGTTAGCATCCGACTTAAATGGTTTAAAGACTTAGATGAGTATTCACCTTACCACCTACTTTATGAGTCTACCACAACTTGTCAAGTCGATATTCCTTTGGGCGTTGACCGTAATCGAAAATTAAAATATATCGATGCCTGCAATGGTGAGCTCATTTGGCAAAAAGTGTGA
- a CDS encoding transposase: MFEEMKAKAKATLECEDKAAIYVRRKVEVESVFGHIKGNRSFRRLSFRGLNKVHVEFGIATWRDPNKKY; the protein is encoded by the coding sequence ATCTTTGAAGAAATGAAAGCAAAGGCAAAAGCAACCCTTGAATGTGAAGACAAAGCAGCAATCTATGTCCGACGTAAAGTCGAGGTCGAAAGCGTGTTCGGTCACATCAAGGGCAATCGGTCATTCCGCCGACTTTCCTTTCGAGGGCTCAACAAAGTACATGTTGAGTTTGGGATAGCGACGTGGCGGGACCCCAATAAAAAGTACTAA
- a CDS encoding transposase — protein sequence MVTFHSSIVKFVFALNLLLSKPQHRHLLAFLHGIILCEGRVNISQIRRSSNHDRDLSCMTRFLQESPWNPQYVTKQRLSYLMETIRQTRAKWGDTRPITFLILDDTQCKKERSTVKMEGLDFHYSHSEGKSVWSHSLVTAHVVTDDLSVAWDFRSYFRKEDCKERNVPFKSKNDLAIELLETYSSSPDEHVYVLI from the coding sequence ATGGTAACTTTTCACTCTTCTATCGTCAAGTTTGTTTTTGCGCTGAATTTACTCTTATCGAAGCCACAACACCGACATTTGCTTGCTTTTCTTCATGGCATCATTCTTTGCGAGGGCCGAGTCAACATCAGCCAAATTCGACGATCATCCAACCATGATCGCGACCTTAGTTGTATGACTCGCTTTTTACAGGAATCTCCTTGGAACCCCCAATACGTTACGAAGCAGCGGCTTTCCTATTTGATGGAAACCATTCGCCAGACGCGTGCCAAATGGGGAGATACACGTCCGATTACGTTCCTGATTCTAGACGACACACAATGTAAAAAAGAACGTTCCACTGTGAAAATGGAGGGTCTCGATTTTCATTATTCTCATTCAGAAGGAAAATCGGTCTGGTCTCATTCGCTCGTGACGGCTCATGTGGTAACGGATGATCTCTCGGTTGCCTGGGATTTTCGTTCCTATTTTCGAAAGGAAGACTGCAAAGAGCGAAACGTCCCGTTCAAAAGTAAAAATGACCTGGCGATTGAACTCCTTGAAACCTATTCTTCTTCACCAGATGAACACGTATATGTCCTGATCG
- a CDS encoding alpha/beta fold hydrolase, whose product MEQNGQILQLNDGRKLGYIQYGKKDGIPIFLSHGTPGSRIWFLDDDEVSNSLGIRLISIDRPGYGLSDLKPNRTVLDWTDDVEELANYLQIENFSVIGVSGGGAYAAACGYKIPQRINSIAMVSSVTPFKDGKPPKAMVKENRIAFWLSKNAPWILKLSYKSMVKIMDKSPDKFKKGLKNGNKHLTDWDRQFLQTDEHLEATFRHLREAYRNQVDEGATEPYLLSKYWGFDLKDIKVPVYLFHGEEDKMAPVEEIKKVSRIIPECQLHLIPDAGHFLTEDNKIWERILREVIIN is encoded by the coding sequence ATGGAACAAAACGGCCAAATTTTACAATTAAATGATGGGAGAAAACTTGGATATATTCAATATGGGAAGAAAGACGGTATACCTATATTTCTCTCTCACGGAACACCAGGTTCAAGAATATGGTTTTTAGATGATGACGAAGTATCAAATTCACTAGGAATTAGGTTAATTTCGATAGATAGACCTGGATACGGCTTATCAGACTTAAAGCCAAACAGAACTGTACTAGATTGGACCGATGATGTTGAGGAATTGGCTAATTATTTACAAATTGAAAATTTTTCAGTGATTGGGGTTTCTGGAGGAGGAGCATATGCAGCTGCTTGTGGATATAAAATTCCGCAACGAATAAATTCAATTGCAATGGTTTCAAGCGTTACTCCTTTCAAAGATGGAAAGCCCCCGAAGGCGATGGTAAAAGAAAATCGTATAGCGTTTTGGCTTTCTAAAAATGCACCGTGGATTTTGAAGTTATCATATAAATCCATGGTAAAGATAATGGATAAATCCCCAGATAAATTTAAAAAAGGCCTTAAAAATGGAAATAAACATTTAACCGATTGGGATCGCCAATTTCTACAAACTGATGAACACTTAGAAGCAACATTTAGGCATTTAAGAGAAGCATATAGGAACCAAGTTGATGAAGGAGCAACCGAACCTTACTTATTGTCTAAATATTGGGGATTTGATTTAAAAGATATAAAAGTACCAGTCTATCTTTTTCATGGAGAAGAGGACAAAATGGCTCCTGTGGAAGAGATTAAAAAAGTATCAAGGATAATACCTGAGTGTCAGTTGCACCTTATTCCTGATGCAGGTCACTTTTTAACTGAAGATAACAAAATTTGGGAACGTATTTTAAGAGAAGTTATTATAAATTAA
- a CDS encoding cupin domain-containing protein: MKISKHNTEHYIWGDDCDGWHLVKNQDLSIIHERMPASTSEIKHYHQHARQFFFVLSGIAIIEIDGKEITLNPQEGVEVPPLVPHQMFNKSNNEVEFLVISQPTSKDDRVLVD, encoded by the coding sequence ATGAAAATAAGTAAACACAATACTGAACATTATATATGGGGAGATGACTGTGATGGGTGGCATTTAGTGAAAAATCAAGATTTAAGTATTATTCATGAACGTATGCCAGCTAGTACTTCGGAAATAAAACATTATCATCAACACGCACGCCAATTTTTCTTTGTCTTATCAGGTATAGCAATCATTGAGATAGATGGTAAAGAGATTACTTTAAATCCGCAAGAGGGAGTAGAAGTTCCGCCTTTGGTGCCGCACCAAATGTTTAACAAGTCAAATAATGAAGTTGAGTTTTTGGTGATTTCTCAACCGACAAGTAAGGATGATAGAGTTTTAGTGGACTAA
- the nikE gene encoding nickel import ATP-binding protein NikE, whose protein sequence is MSLLQVKEVTHTYSSSHLFWRPDRQITVLSNVSLSIEQGMCMGLLGTSGAGKSTLGKVILGLLKPQKGRVLFQGQDLYNMDPLARKRLRRDLQVVFQDCYSSVNPRMTAEQIIGEPLENYERLSASEQKRRIAHLLDIVGLNSEDMRKYPRQFSGGQLQRINIARAIALNPKLIILDESVSSLDMVNQTLILSLLSELKSVFGLSYLFITHDIKAAYFISDALAVMEKGELVQMCYDKNQILTSQHPAVKNLISSILSEHPRYRSIFPGGNPVRHIR, encoded by the coding sequence ATGAGCTTACTGCAAGTAAAGGAAGTTACCCATACCTATAGCTCATCCCATTTGTTTTGGCGCCCAGACCGGCAAATAACGGTTCTCTCCAATGTTTCTCTTTCCATAGAACAAGGGATGTGCATGGGGCTTCTCGGAACCAGCGGAGCTGGAAAAAGCACGTTGGGCAAAGTGATTCTTGGATTGCTGAAACCCCAGAAGGGCAGGGTTCTATTCCAGGGACAGGATCTCTACAACATGGATCCACTTGCCCGCAAGCGGCTTCGAAGGGATCTTCAAGTGGTATTTCAAGATTGCTATTCGTCGGTAAATCCACGCATGACGGCGGAACAGATCATCGGGGAACCCTTGGAAAACTACGAGAGACTGTCCGCCTCCGAGCAAAAAAGAAGGATTGCGCATTTGCTGGACATAGTCGGGCTAAACTCAGAGGATATGAGAAAATATCCCCGACAATTTAGCGGTGGACAGCTGCAAAGAATCAATATTGCCAGAGCGATCGCATTAAATCCGAAGCTAATTATATTGGATGAGTCGGTAAGCAGCTTGGACATGGTGAATCAGACACTTATTTTGAGCCTATTGAGTGAATTAAAGTCGGTGTTTGGCCTTTCTTATCTTTTTATCACTCATGACATTAAAGCGGCCTACTTTATTTCCGACGCTTTGGCTGTGATGGAGAAAGGGGAACTGGTCCAAATGTGCTATGATAAAAATCAGATTCTTACATCACAACACCCCGCTGTGAAGAATCTGATTTCTTCGATTCTTTCCGAGCACCCCCGATACCGTTCGATTTTTCCGGGTGGAAATCCTGTCCGACACATAAGATGA
- the nikD gene encoding nickel import ATP-binding protein NikD — protein MLSLVQDIHFEMKPGEVLGLVGESGSGKTITCMSLLQLLDRKTTCVEGSIRLHSRELNGLGVEDMRSIRGKEIGFIMQNPMNAFTPVYTIGDQFIETIRTHSDLTKKQASELALSSMDAVNLPQPSELMRRYPFQLSGGMLQRVMIAISMCLRPSVVIADEPTTALDVTNQLQVLRQLDRLRSECGTSILLISHDLGVIAELADKVAVMHKGRIVEKANVYQLFDHPQHEYTKKLLNARPTFQINQQIQEFV, from the coding sequence ATGCTTTCCCTGGTTCAGGATATTCATTTTGAGATGAAACCCGGTGAAGTGCTTGGTCTCGTGGGAGAAAGCGGCAGCGGAAAAACCATCACCTGTATGTCCTTGCTACAGCTTTTAGATCGGAAAACAACCTGCGTGGAAGGAAGTATCCGATTGCATAGCCGAGAGCTAAATGGCTTGGGAGTGGAGGACATGCGGAGTATCCGAGGGAAAGAGATCGGCTTCATCATGCAAAATCCCATGAATGCCTTCACGCCTGTGTATACGATCGGTGATCAATTTATCGAAACGATCCGTACCCATTCTGATCTCACGAAAAAACAAGCGAGCGAGCTCGCGCTATCCTCTATGGATGCTGTGAATCTGCCCCAACCATCCGAGCTGATGCGGCGGTACCCTTTTCAGCTGAGCGGGGGGATGCTCCAGCGAGTGATGATTGCGATATCCATGTGCCTGCGCCCATCCGTAGTCATTGCAGATGAGCCGACGACGGCGTTGGATGTGACTAACCAATTGCAAGTGCTGAGGCAGTTGGATCGGCTCCGGTCCGAATGCGGGACATCCATTTTATTGATTTCTCATGATTTAGGCGTGATTGCCGAACTCGCAGACAAAGTGGCTGTGATGCACAAAGGACGCATCGTAGAAAAAGCGAATGTCTATCAACTGTTTGATCATCCTCAGCATGAATATACGAAAAAACTCTTGAATGCTAGGCCCACTTTCCAAATTAACCAACAGATCCAGGAGTTTGTATAA
- the nikC gene encoding nickel ABC transporter permease subunit NikC has protein sequence MIASVRIALKSQKTVVVCSVILLIFSFITILAPWISPHDPIQVNLALKLCPPSWEYPLGTDQLGRCNLSRILYGARISLGFASLIFISSLGIGLLVGTIAGYRGGWIDIVLMRFCEGVMAFPNLVLVLGLVGLFGPGLWQVVLALMMVQWVYYARMFRSMVVSLKEQNFITAARICGSSPWKIIRRHMIPNVLPPIVVMGTLEMGWAIMDISALSFLGLGIQPPTPEWGAMIHEGKSYIRSHPELMLYPGMMILLVVMTFNVLGEALSDRFDIKRRY, from the coding sequence TTGATTGCGAGTGTACGTATCGCCCTCAAAAGTCAGAAGACCGTGGTCGTATGCTCGGTCATTTTATTGATTTTTTCCTTTATTACTATTCTGGCTCCGTGGATTTCCCCTCATGATCCCATTCAAGTGAATTTGGCGCTCAAGCTGTGCCCACCTTCGTGGGAATACCCTTTGGGTACCGACCAGTTGGGACGTTGCAATCTGTCACGCATTCTGTATGGAGCCCGTATTTCGTTAGGTTTCGCCTCCTTAATTTTCATCTCCTCTTTAGGGATCGGATTGTTGGTCGGAACCATTGCCGGTTACAGAGGAGGCTGGATTGATATTGTATTGATGCGGTTCTGCGAGGGGGTCATGGCTTTTCCGAATCTCGTGCTCGTGCTCGGGTTAGTGGGATTATTCGGACCTGGACTATGGCAAGTGGTTTTGGCGTTAATGATGGTGCAGTGGGTGTATTATGCCCGAATGTTTCGCAGTATGGTCGTCAGTTTGAAAGAGCAGAATTTCATTACGGCAGCCCGGATATGCGGGTCTTCACCATGGAAAATTATCAGGCGGCATATGATCCCCAATGTGCTTCCTCCGATTGTGGTGATGGGGACACTGGAAATGGGATGGGCGATCATGGACATTTCTGCCCTGTCGTTTCTGGGGCTTGGCATTCAGCCGCCAACACCGGAGTGGGGAGCGATGATTCACGAAGGGAAATCTTATATCCGAAGCCATCCGGAATTAATGCTGTATCCAGGTATGATGATTTTGCTCGTGGTCATGACGTTTAATGTTTTGGGTGAAGCTTTGTCGGATCGGTTTGACATAAAACGACGTTATTGA
- the nikB gene encoding nickel ABC transporter permease subunit NikB, which produces MVSYIAKRILAIIPIVLFAIFIMFLLIRISPVDPAEAYLTAAHIHPTEEILAEKRHEFGLDQPLIVQYFQTVVEICRLDFGKSYLTNEPVWEEVTARMPATIQLAVSSILLAILVSIPLGFLSAIYKNSLIDTFSRLLSFFGASIPQFWLGYLLIFFFSVKLDLFPVEGRGSWQHLVLPTVTLSLGLIAIYTRLLRASVLEQLQESYVLYARTRGIKEKAIMVKHVLKIAVSPVITGLGMNLGKLLTGTIIVEQVFSWPGFGRYFVEAIFNRDIPVVQCYVFLAACLFIVCNLIVDLVQLYMDPRISWKGRTEH; this is translated from the coding sequence ATGGTTAGCTATATCGCGAAGCGGATTCTCGCTATCATACCCATTGTTCTCTTTGCCATTTTTATCATGTTTCTGCTTATCCGTATTTCCCCGGTGGACCCGGCTGAAGCGTATTTGACTGCAGCCCATATTCATCCGACTGAGGAGATCCTGGCTGAGAAAAGACATGAATTTGGCTTAGATCAGCCGTTGATTGTACAATATTTTCAAACGGTCGTGGAGATTTGCCGACTTGATTTCGGCAAATCTTATCTTACCAATGAACCGGTCTGGGAAGAGGTTACGGCCAGAATGCCGGCAACGATACAGCTGGCTGTCAGCAGTATTTTACTGGCCATCCTCGTTAGTATCCCGCTAGGTTTTTTATCAGCGATTTATAAAAACAGCCTGATTGATACATTCAGCAGGCTGCTCTCTTTTTTCGGCGCTTCTATTCCTCAGTTCTGGCTAGGATACTTATTGATTTTTTTCTTCTCCGTCAAACTTGATTTGTTTCCGGTTGAGGGAAGAGGATCGTGGCAGCATCTCGTGCTTCCGACCGTGACGTTGTCATTGGGACTGATCGCGATCTATACCCGTTTGCTGCGTGCGAGTGTGTTGGAACAATTGCAGGAGTCTTATGTCTTGTACGCGAGAACGAGAGGAATCAAAGAAAAAGCCATTATGGTGAAGCATGTGCTGAAAATTGCCGTTTCACCGGTCATTACAGGCCTGGGTATGAATTTGGGCAAATTACTCACCGGAACCATTATCGTGGAGCAAGTATTTTCTTGGCCTGGGTTCGGCCGCTATTTCGTCGAGGCGATATTTAATCGGGATATTCCGGTTGTCCAATGCTATGTGTTTCTAGCTGCTTGTCTGTTCATTGTGTGTAATCTCATCGTGGATCTCGTGCAATTGTATATGGATCCGCGTATTTCATGGAAAGGAAGGACCGAACATTGA